From a region of the Catharus ustulatus isolate bCatUst1 chromosome 11, bCatUst1.pri.v2, whole genome shotgun sequence genome:
- the COTL1 gene encoding coactosin-like protein, protein MATKIDKEACREAYNLVRDDASEVNWVTFKYNGSTIVPGDQGVDYEAFKRKCTDDVRLFGFVRFTTGDAMSKRVKFALITWIGEDVSGLQRAKTGTDKTLVKEVVQNFAKEFVISDHKELDEDYIKNELKKAGGANYDAQTE, encoded by the exons ATGGCCACCAAAATCGACAAGGAGGCGTGCAGGGAGGCGTACAACCTCGTCAGGGACGATGCCAGCGAGGTGAACTG GGTGACGTTCAAGTACAATGGCTCTACAATCGTCCCTGGAGACCAAGGGGTAGACTATGAAGCCTTCAAAAGGAAGTGCACAG acGATGTGCGATTGTTCGGCTTTGTCCGGTTCACCACCGGCGATGCCATGAGCAAGAGAGTCAAGTTTGCCCTCATCACCTGGATTGGAGAGGATGTCAGTGGCCTGCAGAGAGCCAAAACTGGGACTGACAAGACTCTGGTCAAGGAAGTAGTACAG AACTTTGCCAAAGAATTTGTGATCAGTGACCACAAAGAGCTGGACGAGGATTACATCAAGAACGAGCTGAAGAAAGCAGGGGGGGCTAATTATGATGCACAGACTGAGTAA